A stretch of Eubalaena glacialis isolate mEubGla1 chromosome 10, mEubGla1.1.hap2.+ XY, whole genome shotgun sequence DNA encodes these proteins:
- the DHCR7 gene encoding 7-dehydrocholesterol reductase → MKPLGKRLEGPMAAKPQSNDPKTKSPGSITFGKAATQGQWGRAWEVDWFSLASVIFLLLFAPFIVYYFIMACDQYSCSLTAPLADIATGRARLSDIWAKTPPVTTKAAQIYVAWVTFQVLLYMLLPDFCHKFLPGYVGGVQEGAMTPAGIVNKYEINGLQAWLITHLLWFVNSYLLSCFPPTIVFDNWIPLLWCANILGYAVSTFAMIKGYFFPTDARDCKFTGNFFYNYMMGVEFNPRIGKWFDFKLFFNGRPGIVAWTLINLSFAAKQQELYGHVTNSMVLVNVLQAIYVLDFFWNETWYLKTIDICHDHFGWYLGWGDCVWLPYLYTLQGLYLVYHPVQLPTRYSLGVLLLGLLGYYIFRTANHQKDLFRRTDGRCLIWGRKPKVIECSFTSADKQKHHSKLLVSGFWGVARHFNYTGDLMGSLAYCLACGGGHLLPYFYIIYMAVLLTHRCLRDEHRCANKYGRDWDRYTAAVPYRLLPGIF, encoded by the exons GGAGGTGGACTGGTTTTCCTTGGCAAGCGTCATCTTCCTGCTGCTGTTTGCACCCTTCATCGTGTACTATTTCATCATGGCCTGCGACCAGTACAGCTGCTCCCTGACGGCCCCCTTGGCGGACATCGCCACCGGGCGGGCTCGACTCTCGGACATCTGGGCCAAGACGCCACCTGTGACAACGAAAGCGGCCCAGATCTACGTGGCATGGGTCACGTTCCAG GTGCTTCTGTACATGCTGCTTCCTGACTTCTGCCACAAGTTTCTGCCGGGCTACGTGGGGGGCGTTCAGGAGGGCGCCATGACTCCCGCAG GAATCGTCAACAAGTATGAGATCAACGGCCTGCAAGCCTGGCTCATCACGCATCTCCTCTGGTTTGTTAACTCCTAcctcctctcctgcttccctcccaccATCGTCTTTGACAACTGGATCCCGCTACTCTGGTGTGCCAACATCCTGGGCTACGCCGTCTCCACCTTCGCCATGATCAAGGGCTACTTCTTCCCCACCGATGCCCGAGACTG caaattcacAGGCAATTTCTTTTACAACTACATGATGGGCGTTGAGTTTAACCCCCGAATTGGGAAGTGGTTTGACTTCAAGCTCTTCTTCAATGGACGCCCCGGGATCGTCGCCTGGACCCTCATCAACCTGTCCTTTGCAGCCAAGCAGCAGGAGCTCTACGGCCACGTGACCAACTCCATGGTCTTGGTCAACGTCCTGCAG GCCATCTATGTGTTGGACTTCTTCTGGAACGAAACCTGGTACCTGAAAACCATTGACATCTGCCACGACCACTTTGGGTGGTACCTGGGCTGGGGGGACTGCGTCTGGCTGCCGTACCTCTACACGTTGCAG GGTCTGTACCTGGTGTACCACCCCGTGCAGCTGCCCACCCGCTACTCCCTGGGCGTCCTGCTGCTGGGCCTGCTGGGCTACTACATCTTCCGGACGGCCAACCATCAGAAGGACCTTTTCCGCCGCACGGACGGGCGCTGCCTGATCTGGGGCAGGAAGCCCAAGGTCATCGAGTGTTCCTTCACGTCGGCCGATAAGCAGAAACACCACAGCAAGCTGCTGGTGTCCGGCTTCTGGGGCGTGGCCCGCCACTTCAACTACACCGGCGACCTGATGGGCAGCCTGGCGTACTGCCTGGCCTGCGGCGGCGGCCACCTCCTGCCCTACTTCTACATCATCTACATGGCCGTCCTGCTGACCCACCGCTGCCTGCGGGACGAGCACCGCTGCGCTAACAAGTACGGCCGGGACTGGGACCGCTACACAGCTGCCGTGCCTTACCGCCTGCTGCCCGGAATCTTCTAA